In Massilistercora timonensis, the following are encoded in one genomic region:
- the ftsX gene encoding permease-like cell division protein FtsX produces MRISTVGYSMKQGVKNIGRNKMFSIASIATMAACIFLFGLFYSIVLNFNYIVEKAEESVAITVFFDENATQAQKDEIGDTLADADGVLSVTYVSADEAWESFSETYFGGSEEAAEGFANDNPLATSDNYEVYLSDVSKQDDVVALAKSLPGVRPDDGENEGVKKSDVVADTLTSVNRLVGYVSAAIILILLVVSVFLISNTVTMGVTVRREEIAIMKYIGAKDGFVRAPFIFEGLLIGVIGALIPLVLLYFMYGRAVEYIMTRFSLLRNIIDFLPVTTVYRTLLPIGIALGVGIGFLGSFMTIRKHLRV; encoded by the coding sequence ATGAGGATAAGTACAGTTGGATATTCGATGAAACAGGGCGTGAAGAACATAGGAAGAAACAAGATGTTTTCTATTGCCTCCATTGCTACGATGGCAGCATGTATCTTCTTGTTTGGACTTTTTTATTCTATCGTGCTCAATTTCAATTATATTGTAGAGAAGGCGGAGGAAAGTGTGGCGATCACCGTTTTCTTTGATGAGAACGCCACACAGGCACAGAAAGATGAGATCGGAGATACGCTGGCCGATGCGGACGGGGTCTTAAGTGTGACCTATGTCAGCGCGGATGAAGCATGGGAGAGCTTCAGCGAGACTTACTTCGGCGGTTCGGAGGAAGCGGCGGAAGGATTTGCCAATGACAATCCGCTGGCCACATCAGACAACTATGAGGTTTATCTGTCTGACGTATCCAAGCAGGACGACGTGGTGGCTCTGGCCAAAAGTCTTCCCGGTGTCCGGCCCGATGATGGGGAGAACGAAGGCGTGAAGAAGTCGGATGTAGTAGCGGATACGCTGACCAGCGTGAACAGGCTGGTAGGATATGTTTCCGCAGCCATCATCCTGATCCTTCTGGTGGTATCCGTCTTCCTGATCAGCAATACGGTTACCATGGGTGTTACCGTGCGTAGAGAAGAGATTGCCATTATGAAATATATCGGCGCCAAAGATGGATTTGTCCGGGCACCTTTTATATTCGAGGGTCTGTTGATCGGAGTCATCGGCGCGCTGATCCCGCTGGTTCTTCTGTACTTCATGTACGGCCGGGCAGTGGAATACATCATGACCAGATTCAGTCTTCTTAGAAATATTATCGACTTCCTTCCGGTCACCACAGTTTATCGGACGCTGCTTCCTATTGGGATCGCGCTGGGAGTGGGAATCGGATTCCTGGGAAGTTTCATGACGATTCGGAAACATTTAAGAGTGTAA
- a CDS encoding M23 family metallopeptidase, with translation MRGKRIISILCVLTLCLGMTFQVEATGLQEKREQLQDLEKEKAAAEQEKKELSQKLEGIMADMEELSEKIEAKEAELAVKEEELAQAQIDENDQYESMKKRIKYMYENGSGQLIAVLLESKDITDFLNKAEYISTISEYDRDMLKKFQDIVAEVEAQEEKLQEEYDEIEAMQNDLIEKQDTIETLIDEKDTEIGEMSADLKKLKKAVETAERKQREKASSYSGSAGASVVSGNGMFTHPCPGYSRISSYFGPRKQPMAGASSNHKGIDYAAAPGTPIYAAASGTVTTAGYSGAEGNWIVINHGNGLQTYYMHCLKLYVHAGQKVSKGQNIAAVGSTGNSTGPHLHFQVMDGGVARNPLAYL, from the coding sequence ATGCGAGGAAAGAGGATCATCAGTATTTTATGCGTATTGACACTTTGTCTGGGAATGACGTTCCAGGTAGAGGCGACCGGTCTCCAGGAGAAGAGGGAGCAATTACAGGACCTGGAGAAGGAAAAAGCTGCCGCTGAGCAGGAGAAGAAAGAACTCTCCCAGAAGCTGGAGGGGATCATGGCCGACATGGAGGAGCTCTCTGAGAAGATCGAGGCCAAGGAAGCCGAGCTGGCGGTAAAAGAGGAAGAACTGGCCCAGGCTCAGATCGATGAGAACGACCAGTATGAAAGCATGAAGAAGCGGATCAAATATATGTATGAGAATGGCAGCGGCCAGCTCATAGCGGTCCTGCTGGAGTCCAAGGATATTACAGATTTTCTGAACAAGGCGGAGTATATTTCCACGATTTCTGAATATGACCGGGATATGCTGAAGAAATTCCAGGATATCGTGGCTGAGGTGGAAGCGCAGGAAGAAAAGCTTCAGGAAGAGTACGATGAGATCGAGGCCATGCAGAATGACCTGATCGAGAAGCAGGATACCATTGAGACGCTTATTGATGAAAAGGATACCGAGATCGGCGAGATGTCTGCGGATCTTAAGAAACTGAAGAAGGCGGTGGAGACGGCGGAGCGGAAGCAGCGGGAAAAGGCTTCTTCCTATTCCGGAAGCGCGGGTGCTTCCGTTGTCAGCGGCAACGGGATGTTCACTCATCCCTGCCCGGGATACAGCCGGATCTCCAGTTATTTTGGACCAAGAAAGCAGCCGATGGCGGGAGCCAGCAGCAACCATAAGGGGATTGATTATGCGGCGGCGCCCGGAACGCCTATCTATGCGGCGGCCAGCGGTACCGTTACCACTGCCGGTTACAGCGGGGCTGAAGGCAACTGGATCGTGATCAATCACGGAAATGGTCTGCAGACCTACTACATGCATTGTCTGAAGCTTTATGTACATGCAGGTCAGAAGGTCAGCAAGGGCCAGAATATTGCGGCGGTTGGAAGCACTGGGAATTCTACCGGCCCTCATCTGCATTTCCAGGTGATGGACGGCGGTGTGGCAAGAAACCCGCTGGCTTATCTGTAG
- a CDS encoding S41 family peptidase, protein MRHQKRFWQGALCGALAVLLGLGLVSCAGRLPFLGKEEAVSQETKEKLSGIQALIQKEYIGEVDEDALQTGICQGYVGALGDPYSAYYDEEQTSALMETTQGEYGGIGVVLTQNLDTGVTTASSVYEDSPAMKAGMKDGDIIYQVEGRDVSGMALEEISGSIKGEKGTTVEITVLRGEEREEVTLTITRDTIQAETVKTRMLEDEIGYLAISEFDSVTLEQYREGLAELKAQGMEGLIVDLRGNPGGNLDTVCEILDLMLPEGLIVYTEDKDGNRQEFTSDEAQEVQVPLAVLVDGNSASASEIYAGAIQDYGIGQIVGTKTYGKGVVQTIYDLKDGTSLKLTVAEYFTPNGRNIDGEGITPDVEVTYQRNENDPEADNQLDRAVETLQNEMAP, encoded by the coding sequence ATGAGACATCAAAAGAGATTTTGGCAGGGGGCGCTGTGCGGCGCCCTCGCTGTATTGTTGGGACTTGGGCTTGTGTCCTGCGCAGGAAGACTTCCTTTCCTTGGCAAAGAGGAGGCAGTATCCCAGGAGACAAAGGAGAAACTCTCCGGGATCCAGGCCCTGATCCAGAAGGAGTATATCGGGGAAGTGGATGAGGACGCCCTTCAGACCGGGATCTGCCAGGGATATGTAGGGGCGCTTGGAGACCCTTACTCAGCATATTATGATGAGGAGCAGACCAGCGCGCTGATGGAGACCACCCAGGGAGAGTATGGGGGGATCGGAGTGGTGCTTACCCAGAACCTGGATACCGGGGTTACTACAGCTTCCAGTGTGTATGAGGATTCTCCTGCCATGAAGGCAGGGATGAAAGACGGAGATATCATTTACCAGGTGGAGGGCCGGGATGTGTCTGGCATGGCCCTTGAAGAGATCTCCGGAAGTATCAAGGGAGAGAAGGGGACCACCGTGGAGATCACCGTCCTTCGGGGAGAAGAACGGGAAGAGGTTACGCTTACCATAACCAGGGATACCATCCAGGCGGAGACGGTGAAGACCCGGATGCTGGAGGATGAGATTGGATATCTGGCCATTTCGGAGTTCGACAGCGTGACCCTGGAGCAGTATAGGGAAGGTCTGGCAGAACTGAAGGCTCAGGGAATGGAGGGACTGATCGTGGATCTCAGGGGAAATCCGGGCGGCAATCTTGACACCGTCTGTGAGATCCTGGATCTCATGCTCCCGGAAGGACTGATCGTCTATACAGAAGACAAGGACGGGAACCGGCAGGAGTTTACTTCTGATGAGGCGCAGGAAGTACAGGTTCCGCTGGCAGTCCTGGTGGACGGGAACAGCGCCAGCGCCTCGGAGATCTACGCAGGAGCCATCCAGGACTATGGGATCGGCCAGATCGTAGGGACGAAGACCTACGGGAAAGGGGTGGTGCAGACCATCTATGACCTGAAGGACGGCACCAGCCTGAAACTGACGGTGGCGGAGTATTTCACCCCCAATGGAAGGAATATCGACGGGGAGGGGATCACCCCGGATGTAGAAGTGACGTATCAGCGGAATGAAAATGACCCGGAAGCAGACAATCAGCTTGACCGGGCAGTGGAAACGCTGCAAAATGAGATGGCTCCGTAA
- a CDS encoding dihydroorotase, with product MQILIRNGQVVDPAAGTVQKADVLVEEGKILRIAPEIREEEARVLEAEGCYVLPGFIDLHVHLRDPGLEYKETLATGGQAAVKGGVTTVVAMPNTLPPIDDREKYKTVTERAAKESPAHVLQLGAVTRGQKGEELSDIEGMAHAGCVGLSEDGKSVMNASLYRQAMKIARDQGMTVFAHCEDINMVEGGVMNADENAKRLGMKGITNSVEDVIVARDILLAKETGVKLHLCHCSTADSVKMVELAKKAGLPVTAEVCPHHFILTSGDIPGDDADYKMNPPLRSRQDVEELRRGLREGIMDVIATDHAPHGAKEKQQSMAKAPFGIVGLETSAALTYTELVKPGILSILDMADKMSAGPARILGLSDKGSVAEGKTADLVVFDPGKCYKIDRETFVSKGKNTPFHGREVWGEVRYTLVDGQVVYEKN from the coding sequence ATGCAGATTCTGATTCGAAATGGACAGGTTGTGGATCCTGCCGCAGGAACGGTGCAGAAGGCAGATGTCCTGGTTGAGGAAGGAAAGATCCTGCGGATCGCGCCTGAGATCCGGGAAGAGGAAGCCCGTGTGCTGGAGGCGGAAGGCTGTTATGTGCTGCCTGGATTTATCGATCTTCATGTACATCTGAGGGATCCGGGACTGGAGTATAAGGAGACCCTGGCTACCGGCGGACAGGCCGCGGTGAAAGGCGGGGTGACCACGGTGGTGGCTATGCCCAATACCCTTCCTCCCATTGATGACAGGGAGAAATATAAGACGGTTACAGAGCGTGCGGCCAAGGAATCGCCGGCCCATGTGCTTCAGCTGGGAGCCGTGACCCGGGGGCAGAAGGGAGAAGAACTGTCCGATATTGAGGGAATGGCCCATGCCGGCTGCGTGGGGCTCAGTGAGGACGGGAAATCCGTGATGAACGCAAGTCTCTACCGCCAGGCGATGAAGATTGCCAGAGACCAGGGAATGACCGTATTTGCTCACTGCGAGGATATCAACATGGTGGAAGGCGGCGTGATGAACGCTGATGAGAATGCAAAACGCCTGGGGATGAAAGGGATCACCAATTCCGTGGAGGATGTGATCGTGGCCCGGGACATCCTGCTGGCCAAGGAGACCGGGGTGAAGCTTCATCTGTGCCATTGCTCTACGGCAGACAGTGTGAAGATGGTGGAGCTGGCCAAGAAGGCGGGACTTCCTGTGACGGCAGAAGTGTGTCCTCATCACTTTATCCTGACTTCCGGTGACATCCCGGGAGATGATGCAGATTACAAGATGAATCCGCCCTTAAGGAGCAGACAGGATGTGGAGGAACTGAGACGGGGCCTGCGGGAGGGGATCATGGACGTGATCGCCACTGACCATGCGCCTCACGGGGCCAAAGAGAAACAGCAGTCCATGGCGAAGGCCCCCTTTGGGATCGTGGGGCTGGAGACATCCGCAGCCCTCACCTATACGGAACTGGTGAAGCCGGGGATCTTAAGTATCCTGGATATGGCGGACAAGATGAGCGCCGGGCCGGCCAGGATCCTGGGGCTTTCAGACAAAGGTTCTGTGGCGGAGGGAAAGACGGCGGACCTGGTGGTCTTTGATCCCGGGAAATGTTATAAGATCGACCGGGAGACCTTTGTCTCCAAAGGGAAGAATACCCCCTTCCACGGCCGGGAAGTCTGGGGTGAGGTAAGATATACCCTGGTGGACGGCCAGGTGGTCTATGAGAAAAACTAA
- the pyrF gene encoding orotidine-5'-phosphate decarboxylase, with protein MIDRLVEKIKETGAPIVVGLDPMLKYVPEQVQQKAFAQYGETLEGAAEAIWQFNKEIVDKTWDLIPAVKPQIAMYEQFGIPGLMAFQKTVQYCQEKGLVVIGDIKRGDIGSTSAAYAVGHLGRVKVGSKEYVPFGEDFVTVNPYLGSDGVNPFLDVCKEEKKGVFVLVKTSNPSSGEFQDQQIQGRPLYELVGEKVAAWGAELMGKEYSYVGAVVGATYPEMGKVLRKIMPKAYILVPGYGAQGGKGKDLVHFFNEDGLGAIINSSRGIIAAWQQEKYASFGAEQFGEASREAVLDMRKDIQEALESRG; from the coding sequence TTGATCGATCGTTTAGTGGAGAAGATAAAAGAAACCGGAGCGCCTATCGTGGTAGGCCTGGACCCGATGTTGAAATATGTGCCGGAACAGGTACAGCAAAAAGCTTTTGCCCAGTACGGAGAGACACTGGAGGGCGCGGCGGAAGCCATCTGGCAGTTTAACAAGGAGATCGTGGACAAGACCTGGGATCTGATCCCGGCGGTAAAGCCGCAGATCGCCATGTATGAGCAGTTCGGGATCCCGGGACTTATGGCTTTCCAGAAGACGGTGCAGTACTGCCAGGAAAAGGGACTGGTGGTGATCGGCGACATCAAGCGTGGAGACATTGGTTCTACGTCCGCAGCCTATGCGGTAGGACATCTGGGACGGGTGAAAGTAGGAAGTAAAGAGTATGTGCCCTTTGGGGAGGACTTTGTAACCGTGAATCCCTATCTTGGGTCTGACGGAGTGAATCCTTTCCTGGATGTGTGCAAAGAAGAGAAAAAGGGCGTCTTTGTCCTTGTGAAGACTTCCAATCCCTCCAGCGGCGAATTCCAGGATCAGCAGATCCAGGGCCGTCCCCTCTATGAGCTGGTGGGCGAGAAGGTGGCCGCCTGGGGAGCGGAGCTGATGGGCAAAGAGTACAGTTATGTGGGCGCAGTGGTAGGAGCCACCTATCCAGAGATGGGTAAGGTGCTGCGCAAGATCATGCCCAAAGCCTATATCCTGGTGCCCGGCTACGGAGCCCAGGGAGGAAAGGGCAAAGACCTGGTACATTTCTTCAACGAAGACGGACTGGGGGCCATCATCAATTCCTCCAGAGGGATCATCGCCGCCTGGCAGCAGGAGAAATATGCTTCCTTTGGAGCGGAGCAGTTTGGCGAGGCTTCCAGAGAGGCGGTCCTGGATATGCGGAAAGATATCCAGGAGGCGCTGGAGAGCAGAGGATAG
- a CDS encoding dihydroorotate dehydrogenase electron transfer subunit, which translates to MSKYKEYAVVCSQEQIAADIYSLWIQTEEIARAAGPGQFLSVYTGDGTKLLPRPISICEIDREQGRLRLVYRVTGPGTGTEQFSRLKPGDQVEVMGPLGNGFPKDLTGTLFLVGGGIGIPPMLELAKELPGDKKIILGFRDEQYLTEELNAYGDVYVATEDGSAGTKGNVLDAIRENGLRGDVICACGPTPMLRALKEYSIAENIPCYLSLEERMACGIGACLGCVCQSTEVDGHSNVRNKRVCKDGPVFLATEVEL; encoded by the coding sequence ATGAGCAAATACAAGGAATATGCGGTGGTATGTTCCCAGGAGCAGATCGCCGCGGATATCTACAGCCTGTGGATCCAGACAGAAGAGATCGCCCGGGCAGCAGGCCCGGGACAATTTCTGTCGGTGTATACCGGAGACGGGACAAAACTGCTTCCCCGTCCCATCAGTATCTGTGAGATTGATAGAGAGCAGGGGCGCCTGCGTCTGGTTTACCGGGTGACAGGACCGGGTACGGGGACAGAACAGTTCTCCCGGTTGAAACCGGGAGATCAGGTGGAAGTGATGGGACCGCTGGGGAACGGCTTCCCCAAAGACCTTACAGGGACACTGTTCCTGGTGGGCGGAGGCATTGGGATCCCGCCTATGCTGGAGCTGGCCAAAGAGCTTCCCGGAGATAAGAAGATCATCCTGGGATTCCGGGATGAGCAGTATCTGACAGAGGAACTGAACGCTTACGGAGACGTGTATGTGGCCACCGAGGATGGAAGCGCCGGGACGAAAGGAAATGTACTGGACGCCATCCGGGAGAACGGACTTCGGGGCGATGTGATCTGCGCCTGCGGGCCCACGCCTATGCTGCGGGCGTTAAAGGAGTATTCTATAGCGGAAAATATTCCCTGCTATCTTTCCCTGGAAGAGCGGATGGCCTGCGGGATCGGAGCCTGCCTTGGCTGCGTCTGCCAGTCAACGGAGGTGGACGGCCACAGCAATGTGCGCAATAAGCGTGTGTGCAAGGATGGTCCGGTATTCCTGGCAACGGAGGTAGAACTATGA
- a CDS encoding dihydroorotate dehydrogenase, translating to MRNTKVTIAGVELKNPVMTASGTFGSGEEYSEFVDLNQLGAVVTKGVANVPWAGNPTPRIAETASGMLNAIGLQNPGVDVFCKRDLPFLQQFDTRIIVNVCGHAPEEYLEVVERLSEEKIDLMEINISCPNVNAGFLAFGQDAANVEQLTAQIKRIARHPVIMKLTPNVTDITEIAKAAEAGGADAISLINTLTGMKIDVNRRTFALANRTGGLSGPAIKPVAVRMVYQAAHAVKIPVIGMGGIATAEDALEFILAGAAAVSVGTMNFRNPAGTLEIIRGIEAYMERFGIRDIRELIGGVRDTGY from the coding sequence ATGAGAAATACAAAGGTAACGATCGCGGGGGTGGAATTGAAGAACCCGGTGATGACCGCTTCCGGGACTTTTGGTTCCGGGGAAGAATACAGTGAGTTTGTGGACCTGAATCAGCTGGGCGCGGTGGTGACCAAAGGAGTCGCCAATGTGCCCTGGGCCGGCAATCCTACGCCCAGGATCGCGGAGACGGCCAGCGGCATGCTCAATGCCATCGGCCTGCAGAATCCCGGGGTGGATGTGTTCTGTAAGCGGGACCTTCCTTTTCTTCAGCAGTTTGACACCAGGATCATCGTCAATGTCTGCGGGCATGCGCCGGAAGAATATCTGGAAGTGGTGGAGCGGCTCTCAGAGGAGAAGATCGATCTGATGGAGATCAATATTTCCTGCCCCAATGTGAATGCCGGATTCCTGGCTTTTGGTCAGGACGCGGCCAATGTGGAGCAGCTTACCGCCCAGATCAAGCGGATCGCCAGACATCCGGTGATCATGAAACTGACGCCAAATGTGACCGATATCACGGAGATCGCCAAAGCAGCAGAGGCGGGAGGGGCGGACGCCATCTCTCTTATCAACACGCTGACAGGTATGAAGATCGATGTGAACCGGAGGACCTTCGCCCTGGCCAACCGGACCGGAGGCTTATCCGGACCGGCCATCAAACCGGTGGCTGTGCGGATGGTCTATCAGGCAGCCCATGCGGTGAAGATCCCGGTGATCGGAATGGGCGGCATAGCAACGGCAGAGGACGCCCTGGAATTTATCCTGGCAGGGGCAGCGGCAGTGTCAGTAGGAACTATGAACTTCCGGAATCCGGCGGGGACGCTGGAGATCATCCGGGGTATTGAGGCGTATATGGAGCGTTTTGGGATCCGGGATATCCGGGAACTGATCGGAGGTGTAAGAGATACTGGTTATTGA